One Proteinivorax tanatarense DNA segment encodes these proteins:
- the pilM gene encoding pilus assembly protein PilM — protein MFFLSQKNLVGIDIGQMMTKIAYKNKEYAVETPEGAVGRGGAPNPSILGERLKQAVSNNGLAKKFAVISYNGQGVFTKSIQVPKNLKLGEINNYIKLQKDNILPFGTEDSVMDFIQLGSDDNHQNILVLALKQKSVYPYYEAAKIAGLRPKAVDIPALALKRKYFDKEKLKGLQLIVDVGERSTNIHIYKEKQFRFSRSISVGGGDFGAVASAAKEMTAKEGKDEKVPLTSPALADVFYHLQRELNRSIEYFRYRNGKQELSSFTLAYITGGYGKTPGIDKVFAQSLDISLESIISDDSKYSLAQGLTMWGDGK, from the coding sequence TTGTTCTTTTTATCCCAAAAAAATTTAGTTGGAATAGATATAGGTCAAATGATGACCAAGATTGCTTATAAAAACAAAGAATACGCTGTTGAAACACCGGAAGGTGCAGTCGGAAGGGGAGGAGCTCCTAATCCCTCTATATTAGGGGAGAGGCTAAAGCAGGCAGTTTCAAATAATGGATTAGCTAAAAAGTTTGCTGTGATATCTTATAACGGACAAGGGGTTTTTACAAAATCTATCCAAGTGCCTAAAAATCTAAAATTAGGCGAAATAAACAACTACATCAAGCTACAAAAGGACAATATTTTACCATTTGGTACAGAAGACAGTGTTATGGATTTTATTCAGCTTGGTAGCGACGATAACCATCAAAATATACTTGTGTTAGCACTTAAACAAAAATCTGTATATCCATATTATGAAGCTGCTAAAATAGCAGGGTTAAGACCAAAAGCCGTAGACATTCCCGCCCTTGCCTTAAAAAGAAAATATTTTGACAAAGAAAAGCTAAAAGGATTGCAGTTAATTGTCGATGTGGGTGAGCGTTCAACTAATATTCACATATACAAAGAAAAACAATTTAGATTTTCTAGAAGTATTTCTGTAGGAGGCGGAGATTTTGGAGCGGTGGCTTCTGCAGCAAAAGAGATGACAGCAAAAGAGGGGAAAGATGAAAAAGTTCCGCTAACTTCACCGGCATTAGCCGATGTATTTTATCATTTACAAAGAGAGCTTAACAGGTCTATAGAATATTTTAGATATAGAAATGGAAAACAGGAATTAAGCAGCTTTACACTGGCTTATATAACCGGAGGATATGGCAAAACACCGGGGATAGACAAGGTTTTTGCCCAGTCTTTAGATATTTCGTTAGAAAGTATAATTAGCGATGACTCAAAATATAGCCTTGCACAAGGGTTAACGATGTGGGGTGATGGAAAATGA
- a CDS encoding GspE/PulE family protein, translating into MNSKLRLGDLLVDTGKITQEQLTQALTYQKQKDVRLGSALVELEILTENELIEVLEFQLGIPHISLYKYPVDEKVINIINSSMAKNFSAIPIRLQDNRLTLAMADPLDVVAIDEISDSTGYEVDPVIATPDEIKQAIDNHYGIKETVDKAMENLKSQQQNVSDDMLEIDTLKDMVDDAPIVRAVNSILEQAVTEGASDIHIEPREDNLQVRFRIDGVLHDIMTSAKNTQAVIISRLKIMANMDIAERRLPQDNRFQTEIKGKQIDIRVSTLPTIYGEKIALRILDTDSLILDINNLGMSAPNLNKFKKVLNYSTGIFLVTGPTGCGKTTTLYSILNQINSSDQNIITIEDPVEYRLDGINQVNVNTKIGLDFARGLRSVLRQDPNVIMVGEIRDKETGEIALRAAMTGHLVLSTLHTNDAVSTLNRLADMGLPPFLISSTINGVLAQRLVRKLCQQCEGIGCKQCNETGYKGRVAIQEMLVMDDSLREALQNNASTSKLKEIALQNGLITLYNDGMDKVSQGLTSKEEVLRVAYGEGVN; encoded by the coding sequence ATGAATTCAAAGCTAAGATTGGGGGACCTTTTAGTTGATACGGGAAAAATAACACAAGAGCAACTTACACAAGCATTAACCTATCAAAAGCAAAAAGATGTGCGGTTAGGATCAGCTTTAGTAGAACTAGAAATACTTACGGAAAATGAGCTTATAGAAGTACTGGAGTTTCAACTGGGGATACCTCATATAAGCTTGTATAAATACCCCGTAGATGAAAAAGTGATTAATATTATAAATTCTTCTATGGCTAAAAATTTTTCTGCAATACCGATACGGCTTCAGGACAACAGATTAACTTTAGCCATGGCAGATCCATTAGATGTAGTAGCTATAGACGAAATAAGCGATAGTACAGGGTATGAAGTGGACCCTGTTATAGCGACGCCAGACGAGATTAAACAGGCTATAGATAATCACTATGGCATTAAAGAAACCGTTGACAAAGCCATGGAAAACCTCAAGTCTCAACAACAGAATGTAAGTGATGATATGCTTGAGATAGACACTTTAAAGGACATGGTTGATGATGCTCCTATAGTACGTGCTGTAAACTCCATCTTAGAACAAGCTGTTACAGAAGGAGCAAGTGATATTCATATAGAGCCTAGGGAAGATAATTTACAGGTTAGGTTTCGAATAGATGGAGTACTTCATGATATTATGACTTCAGCTAAAAACACCCAAGCTGTAATAATTTCAAGGCTTAAAATAATGGCCAATATGGATATAGCAGAGCGTAGACTACCCCAAGATAATAGATTTCAAACAGAAATTAAGGGAAAACAGATTGACATTAGAGTGTCAACTTTGCCAACTATTTATGGTGAAAAAATTGCACTTAGAATATTAGATACCGACTCGCTAATTTTAGACATAAATAACTTAGGTATGAGTGCACCAAACTTAAATAAATTTAAAAAAGTACTCAACTATAGCACCGGTATTTTTTTAGTGACAGGACCAACCGGGTGTGGAAAGACCACAACTTTGTATTCTATTTTAAATCAGATTAATTCTAGCGACCAAAATATTATAACTATCGAAGACCCTGTGGAGTATAGACTAGACGGCATAAATCAGGTAAATGTAAACACCAAAATAGGGCTGGATTTCGCTAGAGGACTCCGTTCTGTGCTAAGGCAGGACCCTAATGTAATTATGGTAGGGGAAATAAGAGATAAAGAAACTGGAGAAATAGCTTTGCGAGCTGCTATGACTGGTCACCTTGTACTATCCACATTACATACAAATGATGCTGTATCAACTTTAAACAGGTTGGCAGATATGGGTCTACCTCCGTTTTTAATATCTTCAACTATAAACGGAGTTCTAGCGCAACGTCTAGTGCGAAAGCTTTGCCAACAGTGTGAAGGCATAGGGTGTAAACAATGTAATGAGACAGGGTATAAAGGTAGGGTGGCAATCCAAGAAATGTTGGTGATGGACGACTCCCTAAGAGAGGCACTACAAAATAATGCAAGTACTTCAAAACTTAAGGAAATAGCATTGCAAAATGGATTAATAACTCTATATAACGATGGAATGGATAAAGTATCTCAGGGTCTCACTTCAAAGGAAGAAGTGTTAAGAGTTGCTTATGGGGAGGGAGTAAATTGA
- a CDS encoding prepilin-type N-terminal cleavage/methylation domain-containing protein has product MRDEKGVTLVEVVLATAIGLVLITVAYNMLFVGVKSHSTSVKIFEEQSDMRYAAETINNTLRFASVVFAVPEEQFAPDLDHRGRITGLAKPWNYIGLSPDGDALVHYEYNDDTDSYIMNVLAQPEEDLTYQLNFSKSSEAQDDKLIKYFLRGFKDDLEKYEISTEVEALNALHVIDWGDESNMSVALAYRTEETPEIHQRPVAAMTMVLDTSGSMDWNLDGNRPRGQEKSRMQILKETLIRMFSVMEDNGGENIYARLVPFHSNANSPHPNYGEDPEKFLKVQNDNVDWNSLINSLSADRGTNTGDGIRRGYHHLLDFNNNLGNYGLTDDTEVENYMVIMVDGVSTMASADVWEHWWHGYGYSDYILDDKNISYNDRNHWVRFPSQESNPSNRWNYQGRWHIGDGGDLCDLATDYVNQIGEDLIQAKDPAAEDLGLDGNVFVIGFSNLDEELESVKDIAKAVGIEVAEDDSDVENDFIDNDRVFIARDGDKLDEIFKNIAGYISEDLWQIEGPRITE; this is encoded by the coding sequence ATGAGAGACGAAAAAGGTGTAACTCTAGTGGAAGTAGTGCTGGCTACAGCAATTGGTTTGGTTTTAATAACAGTAGCGTACAATATGCTCTTTGTGGGAGTGAAAAGTCACTCCACCTCTGTCAAAATCTTTGAAGAACAGTCGGATATGCGATATGCCGCTGAGACAATCAATAACACCTTGCGCTTTGCATCTGTGGTCTTTGCTGTTCCTGAGGAGCAGTTTGCGCCCGACTTAGATCATAGAGGAAGAATTACTGGTTTAGCAAAGCCTTGGAACTATATAGGTCTAAGCCCAGACGGTGATGCGCTAGTGCATTATGAGTATAATGATGATACTGATTCTTATATAATGAATGTTCTCGCCCAACCTGAGGAAGATTTAACATATCAGCTCAACTTTAGCAAGAGTTCAGAGGCACAAGATGATAAGCTTATTAAGTATTTCTTAAGGGGATTTAAAGACGATTTAGAAAAATATGAGATTTCTACAGAGGTAGAAGCCCTTAATGCTTTGCATGTTATCGACTGGGGAGATGAAAGCAATATGTCGGTGGCTCTAGCTTATAGAACAGAAGAGACCCCAGAAATTCATCAAAGGCCAGTGGCTGCAATGACCATGGTCTTAGATACCTCCGGAAGCATGGATTGGAATCTTGATGGTAATAGACCAAGGGGCCAAGAAAAATCGAGGATGCAAATTTTAAAAGAAACCCTGATAAGAATGTTTTCTGTAATGGAGGATAATGGTGGTGAAAACATATATGCAAGGTTAGTCCCTTTTCATAGCAATGCAAACTCACCCCATCCTAATTATGGAGAAGATCCAGAAAAATTTCTCAAAGTACAAAATGATAACGTAGATTGGAATAGCTTGATTAATAGTTTGAGTGCAGATCGTGGTACCAATACTGGTGATGGTATAAGGCGGGGATATCACCATTTGCTGGATTTTAATAACAATTTAGGCAATTATGGATTGACTGATGATACAGAAGTAGAAAACTATATGGTGATTATGGTAGACGGTGTATCAACCATGGCCAGTGCTGATGTTTGGGAACATTGGTGGCATGGCTATGGATATAGTGATTACATTTTAGATGACAAAAATATTAGCTATAACGACAGAAACCATTGGGTGAGATTCCCCTCTCAAGAAAGTAATCCGTCAAATCGGTGGAACTATCAGGGCCGTTGGCATATTGGAGATGGAGGGGATTTGTGCGATTTGGCTACAGATTACGTTAATCAAATTGGAGAAGACTTAATTCAAGCAAAAGACCCCGCAGCTGAAGATTTAGGCCTAGATGGAAATGTTTTTGTTATTGGGTTTTCCAACTTGGATGAAGAGTTAGAAAGCGTAAAAGATATAGCAAAAGCAGTGGGTATCGAAGTGGCGGAAGATGATTCAGATGTAGAAAATGATTTTATTGACAATGACCGAGTATTTATTGCTAGAGATGGCGATAAGCTTGATGAAATTTTTAAAAATATAGCTGGTTACATTTCAGAGGATTTATGGCAAATAGAGGGGCCTAGGATTACAGAGTAG
- a CDS encoding prepilin peptidase, whose protein sequence is MVGSFCNVLIYRLPLKKSIVFPSSHCINCKKRIKIIHLIPLIGFLICKGKCHNCNSQISLRYPLIEIIIAALFLLTYNLLGLNIEALFFLNLAVVSLVIAFIDLKHLIIPDELNIWLTLTGAVYVVYTATYLNVFAAIAFFTFFYAVAIISKGGMGGGDIKYVFPLGLHLGIINGALMLLLSFVIGGIVGIILLSLGRGRKTAVPFGPFLATATFITIFWGESIIDIYLRLVINGG, encoded by the coding sequence ATGGTGGGAAGTTTTTGTAACGTATTGATATACCGTCTGCCTCTTAAAAAATCCATAGTTTTTCCTTCCTCCCACTGCATAAACTGCAAAAAAAGAATAAAAATAATACACTTAATCCCTCTTATAGGCTTTTTGATATGTAAAGGGAAATGCCATAACTGTAACAGCCAAATATCTTTAAGATATCCACTGATAGAAATTATAATTGCAGCTCTTTTTTTACTCACATATAACTTATTAGGACTTAATATCGAAGCATTGTTTTTTCTTAATTTAGCGGTGGTCAGCCTTGTTATAGCATTTATAGATTTAAAACATCTGATAATCCCAGATGAATTAAACATCTGGCTTACACTTACCGGTGCAGTGTACGTGGTTTATACAGCTACTTATCTAAATGTATTTGCTGCTATAGCATTCTTTACTTTCTTTTATGCTGTTGCAATAATCTCAAAAGGTGGAATGGGCGGGGGAGATATAAAATATGTGTTTCCTCTAGGGTTACACCTAGGCATAATAAATGGAGCATTGATGCTGTTACTATCCTTTGTAATAGGTGGAATAGTCGGCATAATACTACTGAGCTTAGGGCGAGGGCGAAAAACAGCAGTGCCCTTTGGACCATTTTTAGCAACAGCCACATTTATAACAATTTTTTGGGGTGAAAGCATAATAGATATTTATTTACGGCTAGTTATAAATGGCGGATAG
- a CDS encoding type IV pilus twitching motility protein PilT — translation MKEFHKLLETAVEKEASDLHIREGLPAVYRIDGTIKKNGDVIKKEQIIKWCRSLTGDINNLYQKDFSYEIEKVARFRINVYKQMNSFSMAVRIIPSQIPPLSTLNLPDTMEKLCKLKQGLVLVTGITGSGKSTTLASMVNEVNKTAKNHIITLEDPIEYIHECNLSLINQREKGAHFQKFSEGLSAAMRQDPDVILVGEMRDLETISTALTAAETGHLVLATLHTQRAHQSIDRIIDVFPPHQQGQIRIQLASTLKAVLTQQLVPKTYGGRAAVAELMECNTAIKTLIREGKTHQIPSIIQTNSTMITYEKSLENLYNQGEIDEQTFHMFSVGG, via the coding sequence TTGAAAGAGTTTCATAAGCTTCTTGAGACAGCAGTAGAGAAAGAAGCCTCTGATTTGCATATAAGAGAAGGATTGCCGGCGGTCTATCGTATAGATGGGACAATCAAAAAAAATGGTGATGTCATCAAAAAAGAGCAAATTATTAAATGGTGCCGAAGTTTAACTGGAGACATCAATAATCTTTACCAAAAGGACTTTTCTTACGAAATAGAAAAAGTAGCTCGTTTTCGCATAAATGTGTACAAACAAATGAATAGCTTTAGCATGGCTGTAAGAATTATTCCATCTCAAATCCCACCGCTAAGCACCTTAAATCTCCCTGATACAATGGAGAAGTTATGCAAGCTAAAGCAAGGATTGGTGTTGGTTACAGGAATTACAGGTTCTGGTAAATCTACCACCCTAGCATCTATGGTTAATGAAGTAAACAAAACAGCTAAAAACCATATCATTACCTTAGAAGACCCTATTGAATATATACATGAATGTAACCTCTCCCTTATAAATCAAAGAGAAAAAGGAGCACATTTTCAAAAATTTAGCGAAGGTTTATCAGCTGCAATGCGACAAGATCCCGATGTGATTTTGGTAGGTGAGATGCGAGATTTAGAGACAATCAGTACCGCCTTAACAGCAGCGGAAACAGGGCATTTAGTGTTAGCCACCCTTCATACACAACGGGCTCACCAAAGCATCGATAGGATTATAGACGTCTTTCCGCCACATCAGCAAGGACAGATAAGAATCCAGCTAGCCTCAACCTTAAAAGCGGTGCTAACCCAACAACTAGTTCCTAAAACATATGGAGGAAGAGCAGCGGTTGCAGAGCTTATGGAATGCAACACAGCTATTAAAACACTTATAAGAGAAGGTAAAACACATCAAATCCCCTCAATTATTCAAACAAATAGCACCATGATAACCTACGAAAAATCTCTAGAAAATTTATATAATCAAGGGGAAATAGACGAACAAACCTTCCACATGTTCTCCGTAGGAGGCTAA
- a CDS encoding type IV pilus modification PilV family protein has product MIKGVGDINNKGFSLPMVLMVIMVLSILLASVFSLTQSNTKQIVAQENNLRAYYLARSGIDIAYAAMMEEDEPYGQKIHRLIKYNDEIEHIGLELPQNEPIGSVNLRVYYDEAAKEVIIESKANLIDASGASKLSLHIKYDENNPGDFTKTRWVRN; this is encoded by the coding sequence ATGATAAAGGGCGTTGGTGACATAAACAATAAAGGTTTTTCTCTACCAATGGTTTTAATGGTTATTATGGTGCTTTCTATACTTTTAGCTTCAGTATTTTCTTTGACACAATCGAATACAAAGCAAATTGTAGCCCAAGAAAACAATCTCAGAGCTTACTATTTGGCAAGATCGGGTATTGACATTGCATATGCCGCTATGATGGAAGAAGATGAACCCTATGGGCAAAAAATCCATAGGTTAATTAAATATAATGATGAAATTGAGCATATCGGATTGGAGCTTCCTCAAAACGAACCTATAGGAAGTGTAAACCTTAGGGTTTATTATGACGAAGCTGCCAAAGAAGTGATTATTGAATCTAAGGCAAATTTAATCGACGCTTCTGGAGCCTCCAAACTTTCCTTACATATTAAGTATGATGAAAACAATCCTGGAGACTTTACTAAGACCAGATGGGTAAGAAATTAA
- a CDS encoding prepilin-type N-terminal cleavage/methylation domain-containing protein, with translation MFKMLEKKEGFTLIELIVVIAIIGILAAIAVPRLGGFRDDAQSSADQATVRTVESAYATYLARVGDDKAVKWDSSNDAVWGEYLNEWPERIEAVELDSEGKIKVTGDAVPDDA, from the coding sequence ATGTTTAAAATGTTAGAAAAAAAAGAAGGCTTCACGTTAATTGAACTGATTGTTGTTATTGCAATTATTGGAATTTTAGCAGCGATAGCTGTACCTAGATTGGGTGGGTTTAGAGATGATGCGCAATCTTCAGCAGACCAAGCAACTGTACGTACTGTTGAAAGTGCCTATGCTACTTACTTAGCACGAGTTGGTGATGACAAAGCTGTTAAGTGGGACAGTAGCAATGACGCTGTATGGGGGGAATATCTTAATGAATGGCCAGAAAGGATTGAGGCTGTAGAGTTAGATTCAGAGGGTAAAATTAAAGTTACTGGTGATGCTGTTCCTGATGATGCATAA
- a CDS encoding type II secretion system F family protein has translation MNYRYIGKDTLGNVVKGNIEAENQQRALWLLKEKEVFVTKIKEVEQTQSIGQKGRIKLKDMAIFCNQLSAMVESGVPVAKALKSLQQQTESKVLKRNLVEVVKDIEGGKSLSESLKEREGAFPQIFISLIEVGEMGGVLDVTLKRLAEFFEREKEINDKVKSALTYPAFIMAFSGIAIIFLLVFVVPNFVQMFVDMGVEDELPTITVVLISITDLLRQNFITLIIIVLAAFILAKYLWVNEKIAKYIDGKKIHLPIFGSLLRKVALSKFTKTLAIMVQSGVDIVTALSLVSKTVENRDFEERILEAREHLREGTGLVEQLKANPFIDTMAIQMIEVGEETGSLDKMLDKVAKFNEDEVKHTTDRVSSLIEPIMIVVLAVIVAVILLAVLLPMFDLLHVI, from the coding sequence ATGAACTATAGATATATAGGCAAAGACACTTTAGGAAATGTAGTCAAAGGCAATATCGAAGCGGAAAACCAGCAAAGAGCCCTTTGGCTGCTAAAGGAAAAAGAAGTATTTGTAACTAAAATTAAAGAAGTTGAGCAAACCCAAAGCATAGGTCAAAAAGGCCGTATAAAACTAAAAGACATGGCGATATTTTGCAATCAACTTTCCGCTATGGTGGAAAGCGGAGTGCCAGTAGCTAAGGCGTTAAAAAGCCTACAGCAACAAACTGAAAGTAAAGTTCTAAAAAGAAATTTAGTGGAAGTTGTAAAGGATATAGAAGGCGGCAAATCTTTATCAGAAAGTTTAAAGGAGCGAGAAGGTGCTTTTCCACAAATTTTTATAAGCTTAATAGAAGTTGGCGAAATGGGTGGAGTGTTAGATGTAACCCTTAAAAGGTTGGCAGAGTTTTTTGAACGGGAAAAAGAGATTAACGATAAAGTAAAGTCAGCCCTAACCTACCCCGCATTTATTATGGCATTTTCTGGTATTGCAATTATTTTTCTCCTCGTTTTTGTAGTTCCAAACTTTGTACAAATGTTTGTGGATATGGGTGTAGAGGATGAACTGCCAACTATTACTGTGGTTTTAATAAGTATAACCGATCTTTTAAGACAAAACTTTATAACTCTTATAATTATTGTTTTGGCTGCATTTATATTGGCGAAATACCTTTGGGTAAACGAAAAGATTGCAAAATACATCGATGGCAAAAAAATACACCTGCCTATATTTGGAAGTTTATTGCGTAAGGTTGCACTTTCTAAATTTACAAAAACTTTGGCAATAATGGTACAAAGTGGCGTTGATATAGTTACTGCTTTAAGCTTAGTTTCAAAAACCGTTGAAAATAGAGATTTCGAAGAAAGAATACTAGAAGCCCGTGAACACCTTAGGGAGGGAACAGGTTTAGTTGAGCAACTTAAGGCCAACCCTTTTATAGACACGATGGCGATACAGATGATTGAAGTAGGTGAAGAAACAGGAAGCCTAGATAAAATGTTAGATAAAGTTGCAAAGTTTAATGAAGACGAAGTAAAGCATACCACCGATAGGGTGTCATCACTAATCGAGCCAATAATGATAGTGGTACTCGCCGTTATCGTGGCAGTTATTTTGCTGGCAGTGCTTCTGCCGATGTTTGACTTACTTCATGTTATTTAG
- the pilO gene encoding type 4a pilus biogenesis protein PilO has translation MNKFLSNMTEREKTMLIILALLIALYGFYSFVIESQIVRLNEIEDKIVDTEQQIQEIDIYLQTHETWKKRYDPETIEKLNNSIPPTLQKPQIIVWLEENVDDTSLSFNIDQDELASLQVQVSFTGTYQQVKQFLNELYENQRFVDVSNLNVRQHEEAWRVEMMLTYYGQNHYPNKNSGDN, from the coding sequence ATGAATAAGTTTCTCAGCAATATGACAGAGAGAGAAAAAACTATGCTGATTATTTTAGCTCTGCTAATAGCGCTATATGGTTTTTATTCTTTTGTTATCGAATCGCAGATTGTACGACTAAATGAAATAGAAGATAAAATTGTTGATACAGAGCAGCAAATCCAAGAAATTGACATATATTTACAAACGCACGAAACATGGAAAAAAAGATACGATCCAGAAACAATAGAAAAATTAAATAACAGCATACCACCCACCCTCCAAAAGCCTCAGATTATAGTGTGGCTTGAGGAAAATGTAGATGACACTTCCCTCAGCTTTAACATAGATCAAGATGAGCTAGCAAGCTTACAGGTGCAAGTCTCTTTTACAGGAACATATCAACAGGTAAAACAGTTTCTTAATGAGCTTTATGAAAATCAGCGGTTTGTTGATGTTTCAAACCTTAATGTAAGGCAGCATGAAGAAGCATGGCGGGTGGAGATGATGTTAACATATTATGGACAGAACCACTATCCTAATAAGAATAGTGGTGACAATTAA